One stretch of Theropithecus gelada isolate Dixy chromosome 12, Tgel_1.0, whole genome shotgun sequence DNA includes these proteins:
- the PROC gene encoding vitamin K-dependent protein C isoform X2, with product MWRLTGLLLFVATWGISSTPAPLDSVFSSSERAHQVLRIRKRANSFLEELRPSSLERECIEEICDFEEAKEIFQNVDDTLAFWSKHVDGDQCLVLPLEHPCSSLCCGHGTCIDGIGSFSCDCRSGWEGRFCQREVSFLNCSLDNGGCTHYCLEEVGWRRCSCAPGYKLGDDLLQCQPAVKFPCGRPWRRIEKKRSHLKRRDTEDQEDQVDPRLIDGKMTRRGDSPWQVVLLDSKKKLACGAVLIHPSWVLTAAHCMEDSKKLLVRLGEYDLRRWEKWELDLDIEEVFIHPNYTKSTTDNDIALLRLAQPATLSQTIVPICLPDSGLAERELTQAGQETLVTGWGYHSSREKEAKRNRTFVLNFIKIPVVPRNECSEVMSNMVSENMLCAGILGDRRDACEGDSGGPMVASFHGTWFLVGLVSWGEGCGLLHNYGVYTKVSRYLDWIHGHIRDKEALAKSRAP from the exons ATGTGGCGGCTCACAGGCCTTCTGCTGTTCGTGGCCACCTGGGGAATTTCCAGCACACCAGCTCCTCTCG ACTCAGTGTTCTCCAGCAGCGAGCGTGCCCACCAGGTGCTGCGGATCCGCAAACGCGCCAACTCTTTCCTGGAGGAGCTCCGTCCCAGCAGCCTGGAGCGGGAGTGCATAGAGGAGATCTGTGACTTCGAGGAGGCCAAGGAAATTTTCCAAAATGTGGATGACACA CTGGCCTTCTGGTCCAAGCACGTCG ACGGTGACCAGTGCTTGGTCTTGCCCTTGGAGCACCCGTGCAGCAGCCTGTGCTGCGGGCACGGCACGTGCATCGATGGCATCGGCAGCTTCAGCTGCGACTGCCGCAGCGGCTGGGAGGGCCGCTTCTGCCAGCGCG AGGTGAGCTTCCTCAACTGCTCGCTGGACAACGGCGGCTGCACACACTACTGCCTAGAGGAGGTGGGCTGGCGGCGCTGCAGCTGCGCGCCCGGTTACAAGCTGGGGGACGACCTCCTGCAGTGCCAGCCCGCAG tgaAGTTCCCTTGCGGGAGGCCATGGAGGCGGATAGAGAAGAAGCGCAGTCACTTGAAACGACGAGACACAGAAGACCAAGAAGACCAAGTAGATCCGCGGCTCATTGATGGGAAGATGACCAGGCGGGGAGACAGCCCCTGGCAG GTGGTCCTGCTGGACTCAAAGAAGAAGCTGGCCTGCGGGGCAGTGCTCATCCACCCGTCCTGGGTGCTGACAGCGGCCCACTGCATGGAGGACTCCAAGAAGCTCCTTGTCAGGCTTG GAGAGTATGACCTGCGGCGCTGGGAGAAGTGGGAGCTGGACCTGGACATCGAGGAGGTCTTCATCCACCCCAACTACACCAAGAGCACCACCGACAATGACATCGCGCTGCTGCGCCTGGCCCAGCCCGCCACGCTCTCGCAGACCATCGTGCCCATCTGCCTCCCGGACAGCGGCCTTGCAGAGCGCGAGCTCACTCAGGCCGGCCAGGAGACCCTCGTGACGGGCTGGGGCTACCACAGCAGCCGAGAGAAGGAGGCCAAGAGAAACCGCACCTTCGTCCTCAACTTCATCAAGATTCCCGTGGTCCCGCGCAATGAGTGCAGCGAGGTCATGAGCAACATGGTGTCTGAGAACATGCTGTGTGCGGGCATCCTCGGGGACCGGAGGGACGCCTGCGAGGGCGACAGTGGGGGGCCCATGGTCGCCTCCTTCCATGGCACCTGGTTCCTGGTGGGCCTGGTGAGCTGGGGTGAGGGCTGTGGGCTTCTTCACAACTACGGCGTTTACACCAAAGTCAGCCGCTACCTGGACTGGATCCACGGGCACATCAGAGACAAGGAAGCCCTCGCCAAGAGCCGGGCACCATAG
- the PROC gene encoding vitamin K-dependent protein C isoform X1 yields MAAGRRTCGISMTRPSSALTASTQGQPFHSASTWGCRQSSSGGGHCPELRSPPQTGASASGMWRLTGLLLFVATWGISSTPAPLDSVFSSSERAHQVLRIRKRANSFLEELRPSSLERECIEEICDFEEAKEIFQNVDDTLAFWSKHVDGDQCLVLPLEHPCSSLCCGHGTCIDGIGSFSCDCRSGWEGRFCQREVSFLNCSLDNGGCTHYCLEEVGWRRCSCAPGYKLGDDLLQCQPAVKFPCGRPWRRIEKKRSHLKRRDTEDQEDQVDPRLIDGKMTRRGDSPWQVVLLDSKKKLACGAVLIHPSWVLTAAHCMEDSKKLLVRLGEYDLRRWEKWELDLDIEEVFIHPNYTKSTTDNDIALLRLAQPATLSQTIVPICLPDSGLAERELTQAGQETLVTGWGYHSSREKEAKRNRTFVLNFIKIPVVPRNECSEVMSNMVSENMLCAGILGDRRDACEGDSGGPMVASFHGTWFLVGLVSWGEGCGLLHNYGVYTKVSRYLDWIHGHIRDKEALAKSRAP; encoded by the exons ATGGCGGCAGGACGGCGAACTTGCGGTATCTCCATGACCCGCCCCT CTTCCGCCCTGACAGCCAGCACACAGGGACAGCCCTTTCATTCTGCTTCCACCTGGGGGTGCAGGCAGAGCAGCAGCGGGGGTGGGCACTGCCCAGAGCTCAGAAGTCCTCCTCAGACAGGTGCCAGCGCCTCCGGAATGTGGCGGCTCACAGGCCTTCTGCTGTTCGTGGCCACCTGGGGAATTTCCAGCACACCAGCTCCTCTCG ACTCAGTGTTCTCCAGCAGCGAGCGTGCCCACCAGGTGCTGCGGATCCGCAAACGCGCCAACTCTTTCCTGGAGGAGCTCCGTCCCAGCAGCCTGGAGCGGGAGTGCATAGAGGAGATCTGTGACTTCGAGGAGGCCAAGGAAATTTTCCAAAATGTGGATGACACA CTGGCCTTCTGGTCCAAGCACGTCG ACGGTGACCAGTGCTTGGTCTTGCCCTTGGAGCACCCGTGCAGCAGCCTGTGCTGCGGGCACGGCACGTGCATCGATGGCATCGGCAGCTTCAGCTGCGACTGCCGCAGCGGCTGGGAGGGCCGCTTCTGCCAGCGCG AGGTGAGCTTCCTCAACTGCTCGCTGGACAACGGCGGCTGCACACACTACTGCCTAGAGGAGGTGGGCTGGCGGCGCTGCAGCTGCGCGCCCGGTTACAAGCTGGGGGACGACCTCCTGCAGTGCCAGCCCGCAG tgaAGTTCCCTTGCGGGAGGCCATGGAGGCGGATAGAGAAGAAGCGCAGTCACTTGAAACGACGAGACACAGAAGACCAAGAAGACCAAGTAGATCCGCGGCTCATTGATGGGAAGATGACCAGGCGGGGAGACAGCCCCTGGCAG GTGGTCCTGCTGGACTCAAAGAAGAAGCTGGCCTGCGGGGCAGTGCTCATCCACCCGTCCTGGGTGCTGACAGCGGCCCACTGCATGGAGGACTCCAAGAAGCTCCTTGTCAGGCTTG GAGAGTATGACCTGCGGCGCTGGGAGAAGTGGGAGCTGGACCTGGACATCGAGGAGGTCTTCATCCACCCCAACTACACCAAGAGCACCACCGACAATGACATCGCGCTGCTGCGCCTGGCCCAGCCCGCCACGCTCTCGCAGACCATCGTGCCCATCTGCCTCCCGGACAGCGGCCTTGCAGAGCGCGAGCTCACTCAGGCCGGCCAGGAGACCCTCGTGACGGGCTGGGGCTACCACAGCAGCCGAGAGAAGGAGGCCAAGAGAAACCGCACCTTCGTCCTCAACTTCATCAAGATTCCCGTGGTCCCGCGCAATGAGTGCAGCGAGGTCATGAGCAACATGGTGTCTGAGAACATGCTGTGTGCGGGCATCCTCGGGGACCGGAGGGACGCCTGCGAGGGCGACAGTGGGGGGCCCATGGTCGCCTCCTTCCATGGCACCTGGTTCCTGGTGGGCCTGGTGAGCTGGGGTGAGGGCTGTGGGCTTCTTCACAACTACGGCGTTTACACCAAAGTCAGCCGCTACCTGGACTGGATCCACGGGCACATCAGAGACAAGGAAGCCCTCGCCAAGAGCCGGGCACCATAG